The Coregonus clupeaformis isolate EN_2021a unplaced genomic scaffold, ASM2061545v1 scaf0230, whole genome shotgun sequence genome contains the following window.
GGCGGCCCTTGCAATAGTCGTTGGAGCAGTAGCGGATCCCAATGATTACCTTGGGGATagcctatacaacagggaaaagaaaagaggccgcaatcaaccttctgacccacatgcacctgctgggattcttctcccagtctaaccacatatgcagcccttgtcccactcctagagagacagagagagtgtgagagactgagagagagagagacgagagagagagactgagtgactgagtgagtgagtaagtgatgagtgagtgagtgagagacacagagagagagagagagagactgagtgagagagagagagagatagagagagagtgagagagatactgagagagagactgagagagtgagtgagtgagactgagtgagtgtgagtgagagactgagtgagtgagtgagactgagtgagtgtgagtgagagagagagagagagagagactgagtgagtgactgagagagagagagaaagagagagagagactgagtgagtgagagagagagagtgagtgagtgagagagagagagagagactgagagagagagactgagagagtgagagtgagtgagtgagagagagagagagagactgagtgagtgactgagagagagagacagagagagagagactgagtgagtgagagagagacagagagagagagagtgagagagtgtgtgagtgagtgagtgagagagagagtgagtgagtgactgagagactgattgagtgagagagagagagagtgtgtgagtgagtgagtcagagagagagagagagagagagagagactgagtgagagagacagagagagagagagagactgagtgagtgagtgagtgggagagagagagagagagagagagtgtgtgagtgagtgaatgagagagagacagagagagactgactgagtgagtgagtgagtgagtgagagagagagagagagactgagtgagtgagtgagagagagagagagagactgagggagtgactgcgagagagatagaaagagagagactgagtgagtgagagagtgagtgactgagagagagagactgcgtcagtgagagagagagagtgtgtgagtgagtgagagagagtgagtgagtgagtgagtgagtgagagagagagagagagagagagagtgagtgactggagagagagagagagtgagtgagagagagtttgtgagtgagtgagagagagagagagagagagtgagtgagtgactgagtgagagagagagagagagatgagtgactgagagagagagagaaactgagtgagtgagtgagagagagagagagagagagagagagagagagagagagagagagactgagtgagtgactgagagagagagacagagagagagagactgtgtgagtgagtgagagagagacagagagagagacactgagagagagagtgagacagagagaaagtgtgtaagtgagtgagagagagagagagagagagagagagagtgagtgaaaaagagagagagactgagagagagagagactgagtgagtgagactgagtgagtgagtgagtgagagagagagactgagtgagtgactgagagagagagagagacagagagagagagactgagtgagtgaatgagtgagtgagtgagagagagacagtctctctctctcagtcactcactctctctctctctctctcactcacacactctcactcactcagtctctctctctctctgagtgagtgagagagagtgtgtaactgagtgagtgactgagagagagagagagactgagtgagtgagtgagagagagagagagtgtgtgagtgagtgagagagagagagagagagtgtgtgagtgagtgagagagagagagagtgactgagtgagtgagtgagtgtgagtgagtgagtagagagagagagagagagagagagagagactgagtgagtaacaataacaatactatagtggcttcgatttcaaactcaagagtgcaccctcaccagctgtttgtttcccatttggagagaaataatgtgAGGATTTCATGTCGGACATTTTGGTGCTCACGCGaaatgacacaaagtaacaaagtcggagggaaacaaagtagcctctcactcgctgcctgtgggtgggaaccggtttagggctgtctgtctgtctgtctgtctgtccctcgctCCAATTGGATAAGGCCACACCGGCCCGGTGGCCAATCGTTGCCTCTTGTGGCGAGGTATAAGTACGGCTATCGAAGTGGCGAGCGGCTCATTCAGACTTTCTGTGACTTTCTCAAGCTACCAATATGAGCGGAAGAGGCAAAACCGGAGGCAAGGCCAGGGCGAAGGCAAAGACCCGTTCATCCCGTGCCGGGCTCCAGTTCCCCGTGGGCCGTGTGCACAGGCTGCTGCGCAAAGGCAACTACGCCGAGCGTGTGGGCGCTGGCGCACCAGTCTACCTGGCCGCCGTGCTCGAGTACCtgactgctgagatcctggagttggcCGGCAACGCTGCCCGTGACAACAAGAAGACTCGTATCATCCCCCGTCACCTGCAGCTGGCCGTCCGTAACGACGAGGAGCTGAACAAACTGCTCGGCAGTGTGACCATCGCTCAGGGTGGTGTGTTGCCCAACATCCAGGCAGTGCTACTCCCCAAGAAGACCGAGAAGGCAGTCAAAGCCAAGTAAATTCGCTACTGCGACTTCAACTTGACTACTCaacccccaaaggctcttttaagagccaaccACCTAGCTCTCCAAAAGCGCAAAGTACCTTTCTATGACCGCCACACATtgagtgggtgtatacacaaCTATTTCGACATTCTGTGCCCACATGAGGCCTTGCATGAACAACAACACCTACTAGGCCTCGTTTGctatagcaggctagcattagatTACAACGTGCCTATAAGatgtcactcttgactttggcgactatTGTTGCAcataaagggccggcggcgtcctattgcgcgtaaagggccggcggcgtcctattgcgcgtaaagggccggcggcgtcctattgcgcgtaaagggccggcggcgtcctattgcgcgtaagGGGCGGCGTCCCATTGCGCGTggcggcggcgtcctattgcgtgTAAAGGGCGGCTTCGTCCTATtcgcgcgtaaagggccggcggcgtctaTTGCCGCTAGCGTAGAGGGCcgggcggcgtcctattgcgatAAAGGGCCGCGGCgtctattgcgcataaagggcggCGGCGTCCTGTGCGCATAAAGGGCGGCGGCGTCTACTAGCGCGTAAAGGGcgggcggcgtcctattgcgcgtaaagggccggcggcgtcctattgcgtaAGGCGTGGCGTCCTATTGCGTggcggcggcgtcctattgcgcgtaaagggccgcgGCGTCCCTATTGCTGCGTAAGGGCAGCGGcgctattgcgcataaagggccggcggggtccctattgcgcgtaaagggtcggcgggcgtcctattgcgcgtaaagggcggcGTCCTGGCCCATGTGCGTAAAGGGGCGGCGGCTTCCTATGCAGCGTAAgggcggcggcgtcctattgcgcgtaagGGCGGCGGCGTCCTATTAACGGCGTAAAGGCGGCGGCTCCTATTGGCGTAAAGAGTCGGCGGGCGTCCTATTGGCgcaaagggccggcggcgtcctattgcgcataaagggccggcggcgtctattgcgcataaagggccgggcggcgtcctattgcgctgTAAGGGCCGGCGCGCCCTATTGCGCATAaaggccggcggcgtcctattgcgcgtaaagggccgcgGCGTCTACGCGCgtaagggccggcggcgtcctattgcgcgtaagggcggcgtcctattgcgcgtaaagggccggcggcgtcctattgcgcataaaggcgGCGGCGTCCTATTGGCGTAAAGGTCgtggcgtcctattgcgcgtaaagggcggcCGTCCTATTGGCGTAAAGGCGGCGGcttcctattgcgcgtaaagggcggcggcgtctattgcgcgtaaaggcTGGCGTCTATTCGTAAAGGGCGGCGGCGTCCCTATTGCGGCGTAAAGAgtcggcggcgtcctattgcgcgtaaagggcggcAGGcgtctattgcgcgtaaagggcggcGTCCTATTGGCgtggccggcggcgtcctattgcgcaaaggcggcggcgtcctattgcgcataAGGgcgcggcgtcctattgcgcataaagggcggGCGGCGtcttgcgcataaagggccggcggcgtcctattgcgcataaaggcgGCGGcgtctattgcgcgtaaagggcggcggcgtcctattgcgcataaagggccgcggcgtcctattgcgcgtaaagggcggcGGCGTCCTATGCGCGTAAATGTCCGGCGGCAtcctattgcgcataaagggccgtgGCGTCCTATTGCGCATAAGGGGcagcggcgtcctattgcgcgtaaaggtcggcggcgtcctattgcgcataAAGGCCGGCGGCgtctattgcgcataaagggcggGCGTCCTATTGCGCATAAGGGccgcggcgtcctattgcgcgtgaAGGCGGCGGCGTCCTATTACGCGTAAAGGgcgcggcgtcctattgcgcgtaaacggcggcgtcctattgcgcgtaacGGCGGCATCGTATTGCGTaaggccggcggcgtcctattgcgcataaagggccgggcGGCGTCCTAgcgcgcataaagggccggcggcgtctcTGTGCGCataagggccggcggcgtcctattgcgcgtaaagggccggcggcgtcctattgcgcgtaaagggccggcggcgtcctattgcgcgtaaagggccggcggcatCGTATTGCGCGTAAAGGTCCGGCGGCATCCTATTGCGCATAAagaaagggccggcggcgtcctattgcgcataaagggccggcggcgtcctattgcgcgcgcGCACCGGGAGTTTGAATTTTGGAGAGGCCGCGCCTCCCGTCCAATGGCCAACGGAGGAGGCCTGCGCGACGGGCCAATCGAAATTGGtgggggagatggtgtccaatcagcaggccCCACTGCCGGCTATATAAACTTCACTTAGGCATTTCAAGGCTATACTCCCGACTGTCAGagaagcgccatggccagaaccaagcaaaccgctcgcaaatctaCCGGTGGCAAAGCCCCCAGGAAGCAGCTTGCCACTAAGGCTGCTCGCAAGAGTGCCCCGGCCACCGGCGGTGTGAAGAAGCCTCaccgttacaggcccggcaccgtggctctgagagagatccgtcgttaccagaagtccactgagctgctcatccgcaaactgcccttccagcgcctggtgcgagaaatcgcccaggacttcaagaccgacctgcgccCAGAGCTCCggccgtgatggccctgcaggaggctgGAGGCTCACCTGGTCGgcctgttcgaggacaccaacctgtgcgccatccacgccagcgggtgaccatcatgcccaaggacatccagctggcccgccgTATTCGCGGAGAGCGTGCATAAATGAGGATAACCTGAACTCCAAAAatccccaaaggctcttttaagagccacctccaatcatttccatcaaaaaggcactaattgttccatgtatacacgcacctctacattacccaccatgtatgttgttcactaacacgtctaaaagctacgtattgcacctttcgttgcctgaagtctagcttcattgtgtgtgtgtgtgtatatatatatatatatatatatatataaccataTATACAACTGTCTGGCATCATCCAAttcctttggactatagtagcacagtaaaatgctttacaaaggaggggaaaagaaacgagtgataatatagacgaatagttacaagaattgtgttcagatgaataattgacactattagttgtgtgtcattagttgccttgaatgcagtccagaagaaacattgcatgccaacttactttgaaagtcccatgttgcagtgctgctagagagactcatgcagaggcccaaactttacagtggaAGGCGGCCATCTTGTGGTTAAATTTGGGTACTGCACACCATGGTTATTTGCTCTTTAGAGAGCATATAACAGAGGCGCGCTTTCTGTGCcactggcctcaatcaggtcggccAAACGCAGATAATATCGCACCGGTGCTGAAGTCATTCATTCACTTGAACTCAATTAGCGAACACACCATGTCTGGAAGAGGCAAAGGCGGTAAGGGACTCGGAAAAGGAGGCGCCAAGCGTCACCGCAAAGTTCTCCGCGGTAACATCCAGGGAATCACCAAacccgacttacagttagtgaatacatatttttttatactggccccccgtgggaaacaaacccacaaccctggcgttgcaaacaccatgctctatcaactgagctacatctctgccggccattccctccccaaccctgtacgacgctgggccaattgtgcgccgccccatgggtctccggtcgcggccggctgcgacagagcctggattcgaaccaggatctctagaggcgcagttagcactgcgatgcagtgccttagaccactgcgccactcaggagtacgtcTCTGACCTTGTCATATCAGCATTTCGCTCTACTTACTGTAAAGTGACATCATAATagtagtacattacagtatacgTTTGCGTAAAAATAAATACCATTTAAAGGGAGCATGTCAGGGTCAATTACTGACAAATGAGAACACACTAACCTCAGGGGTCATTTAGGGCAAAATAACACCACTTTGTGAAGGTTTTGTTTTGATTAAAGAGCAAGAAAAGTATTCATTGGTTCCACTTCTTTCCCTTCTAAATGCGTTTGCCTAAGGACAGGCAGTATGCACATATCTAAATGTTATTAAAAAATCAGTATTTTTTTGCCACTCAGAACACAGACATTTACCTTAAGGGAGTTACCCTCATTTTAGACTTCCcaagcatacattttcatgacagcgttcctaatctgcagtaggcaaagcagttgaaaatcggtaggttaacaccaaaccgtgaggtgattatgaattcagagcagtcgg
Protein-coding sequences here:
- the LOC123484208 gene encoding histone H2A-like, which codes for MSGRGKTGGKARAKAKTRSSRAGLQFPVGRVHRLLRKGNYAERVGAGAPVYLAAVLEYLTAEILELAGNAARDNKKTRIIPRHLQLAVRNDEELNKLLGSVTIAQGGVLPNIQAVLLPKKTEKAVKAK